Proteins encoded within one genomic window of Siniperca chuatsi isolate FFG_IHB_CAS linkage group LG4, ASM2008510v1, whole genome shotgun sequence:
- the hexa gene encoding beta-hexosaminidase subunit alpha isoform X1 has product MDLVNCGRYTRPNFNLVLLIILQLGLHTVEGVWPLPQTFTSSTERYPLDPQAFCFGYGRQSAAQQGCSVLDAAFKRYFSLIFPDYTSADGVLRFSEDKPFIVEISVDHDDCESYPNEDSSERYNLSVSAVQASLNAETVWGAVRGLETFSQLVYQDDFGSYFVNKTEIEDLPRFQFRGILLDTSRHYLPVQSILKTLDAMAYSKFNVFHWHIVDDPSFPYQSRTFPDLSSKGAFHPMTHIYTQSDVRRVISYARLRGIRVLPEFDSPGHTKSWGKGHSDLLTPCYRGGIPSGIFGPVNPALPSTYQFMARLFKEVSSVFPDSHIHLGGDEVDFSCWRSNPDVRAFMQKMGFGVDFTKLEAFYMENIVNITSALNKTSIVWQDVFDYHERRSSLSVVEVWREGCYLCEVRRVAKAGLRVILASPWYLDQPGPTHNWARYYTVWPLAFKGTEEQKKLVIGGEVCMWGEYVDATNLTPRLWPRASAAAERLWSDEKQTSSVDKAFPRLQDFRCKLLRRGIQAEPLYVGHCKHEYQGV; this is encoded by the exons ATGGATCTGGTTAATTGTGGACGATATACTCGTCCAAATTTTAATTTGGTACTATTAATTATCCTCCAGCTTGGCCTACACACAGTGGAGGGAGTGTGGCCATTACCGCAGACTTTCACCTCCTCGACGGAGCGATACCCACTGGACCCACAGGCTTTCTGCTTTGGTTACGGAAGACAATCAGCCGCTCAGCAGGGCTGTTCTGTTCTGGATGCTGCATTCAAGAGatatttttctcttatttttccAGACTACACTTCTG CAGATGGTGTCCTGCGATTCAGTGAGGATAAACCATTTATTGTTGAGATCAGTGTTGACCATGATGATTGTGAGAGTTACCCAAATGAGGACTCGTCTGAGAGAT ACAATCTGAGTGTCTCTGCAGTACAAGCATCTCTGAACGCAGAAACCGTGTGGGGTGCTGTAAGAG GTCTGGAAACCTTCAGTCAGCTGGTGTATCAAGATGATTTTGGCTCA tattttgtgAACAAGACTGAGATTGAAGACCTACCCCGGTTTCAGTTCAGAGGGATTTTGTTGGACACTTCACGTCACTATTTACCAGTGCAGTCCATTTTAAAAACTTTG gATGCAATGGCCTACAGTAAGTTCAATGTGTTTCATTGGCACATTGTTGATGACCCCTCCTTCCCTTACCAGAGCCGCACCTTTCCAGACCTTTCCAGTAAG GGGGCTTTCCATCCGATGACTCATATCTACACACAGTCAGATGTGAGAAGGGTGATCTCATATGCCAGACTGAGGGGAATAAGGGTCCTTCCGGAGTTTGATTCACCCGGCCACACCAAATCTTGGGGAAAAG GGCATTCTGACCTATTGACTCCCTGCTACAGAGGGGGCATCCCCTCAGGTATCTTTGGTCCAGTTAATCCAGCATTACCCTCCACCTACCAGTTCATGGCGAGACTATTTAAGGAAGTATCAtctgtgtttcctgattcccATATCCACTTAGGAGGAGATGAGGTCGACTTTTCCTGCTG GAGATCCAACCCTGATGTTCGAGCATTCATGCAGAAGATGGGATTTGGAGTAGACTTCACCAAACTGGAAGCATTCTACATGGAGAA CATTGTGAATATCACTTCAGCTCTCAACAAGACCTCTATCGTGTGGCAGGATGTGTTTGACTACCATGAACGA CGCAGCTCTCTATCAGTGGTGGAGGTATGGAGAGAGGGCTGTTACCTGTGTGAAGTGCGCAGGGTGGCTAAAGCAGGGCTCAGGGTGATTCTGGCCTCTCCATGGTATCTGGATCAGCCAGGACCCACACACAACTGGGCCCGCTACTACACTGTGTGGCCCCTTGCCTTCAAGG GTACGGAGGAACAGAAGAAGCTGGTGATAGGGGGTGAGGTCTGCATGTGGGGGGAATATGTTGATGCCACCAATCTCACTCCACGTCTTTG GCCAAGGGCAAGTGCTGCGGCAGAGAGACTGTGGAGTGATGAGAAGCAGACTTCCAGTGTGGACAAGGCATTTCCTCGTTTGCAGGACTTTCGCTGCAAGCTCCTGAG GCGTGGCATCCAAGCAGAGCCTCTGTATGTTGGACACTGCAAACATGAGTACCAAGGTGTTTGA
- the hexa gene encoding beta-hexosaminidase subunit alpha isoform X2, with amino-acid sequence MDLVNCGRYTRPNFNLVLLIILQLGLHTVEGVWPLPQTFTSSTERYPLDPQAFCFGYGRQSAAQQGCSVLDAAFKRYFSLIFPDYTSDGVLRFSEDKPFIVEISVDHDDCESYPNEDSSERYNLSVSAVQASLNAETVWGAVRGLETFSQLVYQDDFGSYFVNKTEIEDLPRFQFRGILLDTSRHYLPVQSILKTLDAMAYSKFNVFHWHIVDDPSFPYQSRTFPDLSSKGAFHPMTHIYTQSDVRRVISYARLRGIRVLPEFDSPGHTKSWGKGHSDLLTPCYRGGIPSGIFGPVNPALPSTYQFMARLFKEVSSVFPDSHIHLGGDEVDFSCWRSNPDVRAFMQKMGFGVDFTKLEAFYMENIVNITSALNKTSIVWQDVFDYHERRSSLSVVEVWREGCYLCEVRRVAKAGLRVILASPWYLDQPGPTHNWARYYTVWPLAFKGTEEQKKLVIGGEVCMWGEYVDATNLTPRLWPRASAAAERLWSDEKQTSSVDKAFPRLQDFRCKLLRRGIQAEPLYVGHCKHEYQGV; translated from the exons ATGGATCTGGTTAATTGTGGACGATATACTCGTCCAAATTTTAATTTGGTACTATTAATTATCCTCCAGCTTGGCCTACACACAGTGGAGGGAGTGTGGCCATTACCGCAGACTTTCACCTCCTCGACGGAGCGATACCCACTGGACCCACAGGCTTTCTGCTTTGGTTACGGAAGACAATCAGCCGCTCAGCAGGGCTGTTCTGTTCTGGATGCTGCATTCAAGAGatatttttctcttatttttccAGACTACACTTCTG ATGGTGTCCTGCGATTCAGTGAGGATAAACCATTTATTGTTGAGATCAGTGTTGACCATGATGATTGTGAGAGTTACCCAAATGAGGACTCGTCTGAGAGAT ACAATCTGAGTGTCTCTGCAGTACAAGCATCTCTGAACGCAGAAACCGTGTGGGGTGCTGTAAGAG GTCTGGAAACCTTCAGTCAGCTGGTGTATCAAGATGATTTTGGCTCA tattttgtgAACAAGACTGAGATTGAAGACCTACCCCGGTTTCAGTTCAGAGGGATTTTGTTGGACACTTCACGTCACTATTTACCAGTGCAGTCCATTTTAAAAACTTTG gATGCAATGGCCTACAGTAAGTTCAATGTGTTTCATTGGCACATTGTTGATGACCCCTCCTTCCCTTACCAGAGCCGCACCTTTCCAGACCTTTCCAGTAAG GGGGCTTTCCATCCGATGACTCATATCTACACACAGTCAGATGTGAGAAGGGTGATCTCATATGCCAGACTGAGGGGAATAAGGGTCCTTCCGGAGTTTGATTCACCCGGCCACACCAAATCTTGGGGAAAAG GGCATTCTGACCTATTGACTCCCTGCTACAGAGGGGGCATCCCCTCAGGTATCTTTGGTCCAGTTAATCCAGCATTACCCTCCACCTACCAGTTCATGGCGAGACTATTTAAGGAAGTATCAtctgtgtttcctgattcccATATCCACTTAGGAGGAGATGAGGTCGACTTTTCCTGCTG GAGATCCAACCCTGATGTTCGAGCATTCATGCAGAAGATGGGATTTGGAGTAGACTTCACCAAACTGGAAGCATTCTACATGGAGAA CATTGTGAATATCACTTCAGCTCTCAACAAGACCTCTATCGTGTGGCAGGATGTGTTTGACTACCATGAACGA CGCAGCTCTCTATCAGTGGTGGAGGTATGGAGAGAGGGCTGTTACCTGTGTGAAGTGCGCAGGGTGGCTAAAGCAGGGCTCAGGGTGATTCTGGCCTCTCCATGGTATCTGGATCAGCCAGGACCCACACACAACTGGGCCCGCTACTACACTGTGTGGCCCCTTGCCTTCAAGG GTACGGAGGAACAGAAGAAGCTGGTGATAGGGGGTGAGGTCTGCATGTGGGGGGAATATGTTGATGCCACCAATCTCACTCCACGTCTTTG GCCAAGGGCAAGTGCTGCGGCAGAGAGACTGTGGAGTGATGAGAAGCAGACTTCCAGTGTGGACAAGGCATTTCCTCGTTTGCAGGACTTTCGCTGCAAGCTCCTGAG GCGTGGCATCCAAGCAGAGCCTCTGTATGTTGGACACTGCAAACATGAGTACCAAGGTGTTTGA
- the nr2e3 gene encoding photoreceptor-specific nuclear receptor, with protein MEDHLTKINMFSSEKSNDFTDGTEAEKSSFPGKALGHGLLCKVCSDSSSGKHYGIYACNGCSGFFKRSVRRRLIYRCQAGTGRCPVDKAHRNQCQACRLKKCLQAGMNKDAVQNERQPRSTAHVSLDSICVDNKKEHLATTLELTSSATYSSVICRPLVASSVTTSATIQPCSNPNNNHRFMVSLLTAETGAKLEPEDVEENIDVTTTDSERDRTPSDCHMSPYTSSCSESIYETSARLLFMSVKWAKNLPVFAHLPFRDQVILLEEAWSEMFLLCAIQWSLPMDSCPLLSLPDLSPTQQAKISLPTADLQVLEEVFNRFKALAVDPTEFACLKAIVLFKPETRSLKDPEQVENLQDQSQVLLSQHNHSVYPSQSARFGRLLLLLPSLHFVSSEKIEQLFFHKTIGNTPMEKLLCDMFKN; from the exons ATGGAGGACCACCTGACCAAAATCAACATGTTTTCTTCTGAAAAGTCTAATGACTTCACAGATGGAACTGAAGCAG AAAAAAGTTCATTCCCAGGTAAAGCACTTGGCCATGGCCTGCTTTGTAAAGTGTGTTCTGATTCAAGCAGTGGTAAACACTATGGGATCTATGCCTGCAATGGCTGCAGTGGCTTCTTCAAGCGCAGTGTGAGACGAAGACTCATCTATAG GTGTCAGGCTGGAACTGGCAGGTGCCCTGTTGACAAGGCTCATCGGAACCAATGCCAGGCATGTCGACTAAAGAAGTGTCTTCAAGCTGGCATGAACAAAGATG CTGTGCAGAATGAGCGACAGCCTCGAAGCACAGCACATGTCAGTCTAGACTCTATATGTGTGGACAATAAAAAGGAGCATCTAGCCACCACACTGGAGCTCACCTCCTCTGCCACCTACTCATCAGTCATCTGTAGACCTCTGGTCGCTTCCTCTGTCACCACCTCTGCCACCATACAGCCCTGCAGCAACCCCAATAACAACCACCGCTTTATGGTCAGCCTGCTGACTGCAGAGACCGGTGCAAAGTTGGAGCCTGAGGATG TGGAGGAGAATATTGATGTGACAACCACTGATTCAGAGAGAGATCGGACTCCCTCTGACTGTCATATGTCCCCATACACCTCCAGCTGTTCAGAGAGTATATATGAGACATCGGCACGGCTCCTCTTCATGTCTGTCAAGTGGGCAAAAAATTTGCCTGTTTTTGCTCACTTGCCATTTCGAGACCAG GTGATTCTCCTTGAAGAAGCTTGGAGTGAGATGTTCCTCTTGTGTGCCATCCAGTGGTCCCTGCCCATGGACAGctgtcctcttctctctctgccagaTCTTTCTCCCACACAGCAGGCCAAGATCAGTCTTCCCACAGCTGACCTGCAAGTCCTGGAAGAGGTCTTTAATCGCTTCAAGGCCCTGGCTGTTGACCCTACTGAGTTTGCCTGCCTGAAAGCCATTGTACTGTTCAAGCCAG AGACACGCAGCCTCAAAGACCCAGAGCAGGTGGAGAATCTGCAGGACCAGTCACAAGTGTTGCTAAGTCAGCACAACCATTCAGTATACCCCAGCCAAAGTGCCAG GTTTGGGAGACTGTTACTTCTGCTGCCATCCCTCCACTTTGTGAGCTCTGAGAAAATAGAGCAGCTGTTCTTTCACAAGACCATTGGTAACACACCCATGGAAAAGCTGCTGTGTGACATGTTCAAAAACTAA
- the stoml1 gene encoding stomatin-like protein 1 has translation MFNKSYQLLPQRDSTSPRTPGLFVDTDGLKQLGYHKGLSFDNMPNVSENDFTDTSQGWVSWICNLIVIFLVYICTFITFPITGWFVLKTVPNYQRIVVFRLGRVSPPKGPGIVLVLPLIDQWQRVDLRTHAFNIPPCQVNTRDGGVLSVGADIQFRIWNPVMSVISVQDLNASTRMTAQNALTHSLDKKTVREIQTERVKLGEYLGMDINELTRHWGLEVDRVELTLGSLLKAPVEGTSGPLIMPPSVPGLEGLTGSIQQLAMHFLGHSGSSQPQQEDSITFTDELSSAPQAVMATPGSVEELLGGIKLLLSETLVYQIGACFQFDISSEDGQHHSYYVDLSQGSGAAGAGSLCRQPDVTLNMSDSDLLAMFQGGLRPFAAYTSGRLKIQGDIKTAMKLEELIKLLKK, from the exons ATGTTTAACAAGTCGTATCAGCTGCTCCCTCAGAGGGACTCCACCAGTCCGAGGACTCCTGGCTTGTTTGTGGACACTGATGGCCTTAAACAGCTCGGCTACCACAAAGGACTTTCATTTGACAACATGCCCAATGTTTCTGAAAACGACTTCACTG aTACCTCCCAAGGATGGGTGTCCTGGATTTGCAACCTGATTGTCATCTTCCTTGTCTACATCTGCACCTTTATAACTTTTCCCATAACAGGATGGTTTGTACTGAAA ACGGTGCCTAACTACCAAAGGATAGTAGTGTTTCGTCTGGGTCGAGTTTCTCCTCCAAAGGGCCCTGGTATTGTCCTTGTGCTGCCCCTCATTGACCAGTGGCAGAGAGTGGACCTGCGCACCCATGCTTTCAACATCCCTCCTTGCCAG GTGAATACTCGGGATGGCGGTGTGTTGTCAGTGGGAGCAGACATCCAGTTCAGGATCTGGAACCCCGTCATGTCAGTAATATCAGTCCAGGATCTGAACGCCTCAACCAGGATGACGGCACAGAATGCTTTGACCCACAGCCTGGACAAGAAGACTGTCAGGGAGATCCAAACTGAGAGAGTTAAACTGGGAGAATATCTCGGG ATGGACATAAATGAGTTGACTCGGCACTGGGGGCTGGAGGTGGACAGGGTAGAGCTTACCCTTGGCTCTCTACTAAAAGCACCAGTTGAAGGCACCTCTGGACCCCTAATCATGCCTCCCTCTGTGCCTGGACTGGAAGGCCTCACTGGCTCCATTCAACAGTTGGCCATGCACTTTCTGGGCCACAGTGGTAGTTCACAGCCTCAACAAG AGGACAGCATAACTTTTACAGATGAGCTCAGCAGTGCCCCTCAGGCAGTCATGGCCACACCGGGTTCTGTTGAAGAGCTGCTTGGCGGGATCAAGCTCCTGCTCTCTGAAACTTTGGTCTACCAGATTGGGGCCTGCTTCCAGTTTGACATAAGCTCAGAAGATGGACAACATCACAGTTACTATGTGGATCTGAGCCAAG gTAGCGGTGCAGCTGGAGCAGGGTCCTTGTGCAGACAGCCAGATGTGACATTGAATATGAGTGACAGCGACCTACTGGCCATGTTCCAGGGAGGGCTACGGCCATTTGCAGCTTACACTAGTGGCAGACTTAAAATCCAGGGAGACATTAAGACTGCCATGAAGCTGGAAGAACTCATAAAGCTACTTAAGAAATAG
- the LOC122874535 gene encoding cholesterol side-chain cleavage enzyme, mitochondrial-like: protein MARWSVWRSPVMLPLSWIEELTTTGVRCSSSMPVVRQAYSESSSSIVRPFSEIPGLWKNGVGNLYNFWKLDGFRNLHRIMLQNFNTFGPIYREKIGYYESVNIINPEDAAILFKAEGHYPKRLKVEAWTSYRDYRNRKYGVLLKNGEDWRSNRVILNKEVISPKVLENFVPLLDEVGEDFVARVHKKIKRSGQNKWTTDLSQELFKYALESVSSVLYGERLGLMLDYIDPEAQHFIDCITLMFKTTSPMLYIPPSLLKQIGAKVWRDHVEAWDGIFNQADRCIHNIYRQLRQETGTPKKYPGVLASLLMLDKLSIEDIKASITELMAGGVDTTSITLLWTLYELARHPNLQEELRAEVNAARAESQGDMLEMLKRIPLVKGALKETLRLHPVAVSLQRYIAEDIIIQNYHIPAGTLVQLGLYAMGRDPKVFFRPEQYQPSRWLRTETHYFRSLGFGFGPRQCLGRRIADAEMQIFLIHMLENFRVEKQRHVEVQSTFELILLPETPIILTLKPLHTNR from the exons ATGGCCAGGTGGAGTGTGTGGCGCAGCCCTGTGATGCTGCCCCTGTCCTGGATAGAAGAGCTGACAACAACAGGTGTGCGCTGCAGCAGCAGTATGCCGGTGGTCAGACAGGCATactcagagagcagcagcagcattgtCAGGCCTTTCAGTGAAATTCCTGGACTGTGGAAGAATGGGGTGGGCAACTTGTACAATTTTTGGAAACTGGATGGCTTCAGAAACCTTCACCGCATCATGTTGCAGAACTTCAACACTTTTGGACCCATTTACAG AGAAAAAATAGGTTATTATGAAAGTGTAAATATCATCAATCCTGAAGATGCTGCTATCCTGTTCAAAGCGGAGGGCCATTATCCTAAAAGGCTGAAAGTTGAAGCCTGGACATCATACAGAGACTACAGGAATCGCAAATATGGAGTTTTACTAAA AAATGGAGAAGACTGGAGATCAAACCGTGTGATTCTCAACAAGGAGGTGATTTCCCCAAAGGTGCTGGAAAACTTTGTACCTTTGCTGGATGAAGTCGGCGAGGATTTTGTGGCCAGAGTTCACAAAAAGATAAAGCGAAGTGGCCAGAACAAATGGACCACTGACCTTTCTCAAGAACTCTTTAAATATGCACTAGAGT CGGTGAGCTCAGTGCTGTATGGGGAGCGTCTGGGTTTGATGCTGGACTACATTGACCCTGAAGCTCAACATTTCATTGACTGCATCACCCTCATGTTCAAGACTACCTCACCCATGCTGTACATACCTCCTAGTCTGTTGAAACAGATTGGAGCGAAGGTGTGGCGGGACCATGTGGAGGCTTGGGATGGGATCTTCAATCAAG CGGACCGCTGCATCCATAACATCTACAGGCAGTTACGTCAGGAGACTGGCACTCCAAAGAAATACCCAGGAGTCCTGGCTAGCCTGCTCATGCTGGACAAATTGTCCATTGAAGACATCAAGGCCAGCATCACTGAGCTAATGGCTGGAGGagtagatact acTTCTATAACGCTGCTGTGGACATTGTATGAACTAGCTAGGCACCCCAACctccaggaggagctgagggCGGAGGTGAATGCAGCTCGGGCTGAAAGCCAGGGAGACATGCTGGAGATGCTGAAGCGGATTCCATTGGTCAAAGGAGCTTTGAAGGAAACACTGAG GTTACACCCAGTTGCAGTGAGCTTGCAAAGATACATAGCAGAAGATATCATTATTCAAAACTACCACATCCCAGCTGGG acTCTGGTCCAGTTAGGACTGTATGCAATGGGCAGAGACCCCAAAGTGTTTTTTCGTCCGGAGCAGTATCAGCCCTCGCGCTGGCTGAGGACAGAGACGCACTACTTCAGGAGCCTGGGCTTCGGCTTTGGCCCCCGTCAGTGTTTAGGACGCAGAATAGCTGATGCAGAGATGCAAATCTTCCTTATCCAT ATGCTTGAGAACTTCAGAGTGGAGAAACAACGCCATGTGGAAGTGCAGAGTACCTTTGAGCTCATTCTACTACCAGAAACGCCTATAATATTGACATTGAAGCCTCTACATACTAATCGGTAA
- the ccdc33 gene encoding coiled-coil domain-containing protein 33 isoform X2: MAEITDLQTKEVQNYRSAMSKMAEDIIALRIQVVTLEAENSQLRIDLSLHQDLGRDLLGDTDIDVMTKAEITDRIASLKFKLASETSKAVSQRDRIQQLQNDLIKKNDSEKELLKRQRLHQQQQEDLQHHQSRLANMATLEATVKQQEKVIEKMEKALDSKLREMNKQSGDKRLVAKKQRGETGHRKEEMELALAAENTRLREELDRIRQQPAAVIIQQSAQTKDALPVKERLSLLNNLEKAEARVQTLEAQLEDNSKLWGRQKQEMLTRLSENRHGFVRTSNTILHNVPSRSISESLCQKSRQRKQKPIK; this comes from the exons ATGGCAGAGATCACTGACCTCCAAACTAAG GAGGTGCAAAACTATCGTTCAGCCATGAGTAAGATGGCAGAAGACATCATAGCACTGAGGATACAGGTGGTGACGTTGGAGGCAGAAAACAGCCAGCTCCGCATTGATCTGTCTCTGCACCAGGATCTTGGTCGAGATCTGCTGGGCGACACAGACATCGACGTCATGACCAAGGCTGAGATTACTGACCGTATAG cctCCCTGAAATTCAAGCTGGCCAGTGAGACCAGTAAGGCTGTCTCGCAAAGGGACAGGATCCAACAACTGCAGAATGACCTGATCAAG AAGAATGACAGTGAGAAGGAGCTTCTAAAGCGTCAAAGactccaccagcagcagcaggaggatcTGCAGCACCACCAGAGTCGCTTGGCAAACATGGCAACTTTGGAGGCCACAGTGAAACAGCAGGAAAAG GTCATTGAGAAGATGGAGAAAGCATTAGATAGCAAACTCAGAGAGATGAATAAACAGAGTGGTGACAAAAGGCTGGTGGCGAAAAAGCAAAGAG GTGAGACTGGCCACAGAAAAGAAGAGATGGAGTTGGCCCTGGCAGCAGAAAACACTCgtctcagagaagagctggacaGGATTCGCCAGCAGCCTGCCGCAGTCATTATACAGCAGTCAGCACAG ACAAAAGACGCACTGCCAGTCAAGGAGAGACTGAGTTTACTGAACAACCTGGAGAAGGCTGAGGCAAGAGTCCAAACACTGGAGGCTCag CTGGAGGATAACTCTAAATTATGGGGGAGACAGAAACAAGAAATGTTGACCAGACTGAGTGAGAACAGGCATGGCTTTGTCCGGACATCCAACACAATCCTTCATAATGTTCCGTCG AGGTCGATATCAGAGTCATTGTGTCAGAAAagcagacagaggaagcagaagCCCATAAAATGA
- the ccdc33 gene encoding coiled-coil domain-containing protein 33 isoform X1, giving the protein MKTSKKTKSLSSPVAIKLQKDGYNLPSHDALAQILPNYHYLFKGAKTELHRAAHQEQERPAERPEATYANKPNINHTYQVHHPHKRPPLHNFEEDLHMAEITDLQTKEVQNYRSAMSKMAEDIIALRIQVVTLEAENSQLRIDLSLHQDLGRDLLGDTDIDVMTKAEITDRIASLKFKLASETSKAVSQRDRIQQLQNDLIKKNDSEKELLKRQRLHQQQQEDLQHHQSRLANMATLEATVKQQEKVIEKMEKALDSKLREMNKQSGDKRLVAKKQRGETGHRKEEMELALAAENTRLREELDRIRQQPAAVIIQQSAQTKDALPVKERLSLLNNLEKAEARVQTLEAQLEDNSKLWGRQKQEMLTRLSENRHGFVRTSNTILHNVPSRSISESLCQKSRQRKQKPIK; this is encoded by the exons ATGAAGACCTCGAAAAAGACGAAATCACTCAGCAGCCCTGTAGCTATAAAG CTTCAGAAGGATGGATACAACCTCCCATCCCATGATGCCCTGGCACAGATCCTACCAAATTACCACTACCTTTTCAAGGGAGCGAAGACTGAGCTCCACCGAGCAGCCCACCAAGAACAGGAGAGACCAGCTGAAAGGCCAGAGGCTACATATGCCAACAAACCCAACATAAACCACACCTATCAAGTGCATCATCCACATAAACG ACCCCCTCTGCATAACTTTGAGGAAGATCTCCACATGGCAGAGATCACTGACCTCCAAACTAAG GAGGTGCAAAACTATCGTTCAGCCATGAGTAAGATGGCAGAAGACATCATAGCACTGAGGATACAGGTGGTGACGTTGGAGGCAGAAAACAGCCAGCTCCGCATTGATCTGTCTCTGCACCAGGATCTTGGTCGAGATCTGCTGGGCGACACAGACATCGACGTCATGACCAAGGCTGAGATTACTGACCGTATAG cctCCCTGAAATTCAAGCTGGCCAGTGAGACCAGTAAGGCTGTCTCGCAAAGGGACAGGATCCAACAACTGCAGAATGACCTGATCAAG AAGAATGACAGTGAGAAGGAGCTTCTAAAGCGTCAAAGactccaccagcagcagcaggaggatcTGCAGCACCACCAGAGTCGCTTGGCAAACATGGCAACTTTGGAGGCCACAGTGAAACAGCAGGAAAAG GTCATTGAGAAGATGGAGAAAGCATTAGATAGCAAACTCAGAGAGATGAATAAACAGAGTGGTGACAAAAGGCTGGTGGCGAAAAAGCAAAGAG GTGAGACTGGCCACAGAAAAGAAGAGATGGAGTTGGCCCTGGCAGCAGAAAACACTCgtctcagagaagagctggacaGGATTCGCCAGCAGCCTGCCGCAGTCATTATACAGCAGTCAGCACAG ACAAAAGACGCACTGCCAGTCAAGGAGAGACTGAGTTTACTGAACAACCTGGAGAAGGCTGAGGCAAGAGTCCAAACACTGGAGGCTCag CTGGAGGATAACTCTAAATTATGGGGGAGACAGAAACAAGAAATGTTGACCAGACTGAGTGAGAACAGGCATGGCTTTGTCCGGACATCCAACACAATCCTTCATAATGTTCCGTCG AGGTCGATATCAGAGTCATTGTGTCAGAAAagcagacagaggaagcagaagCCCATAAAATGA